ATAATGAATTTTGTCCTCTGTAAATCTATCTGCTTTTCCTTTCTCCTGGGCAGGGTAACCCACAGGTATTAAAGAAAAAGGTTCAATATGTTTTGGTAGTTTAAATAATTCTTTAAAATTTTCAGCTCTATCTCTTTCAGGATAAATTCCAAGCCATACTGCTCCTAAACCTTTATCTTCAGCTTCAAGTAAAATATTTTGCGTAGCAGCAGAACAATCCTGAGGCCAAAAACCATTATATAATTCTAATTTTGTATTTCCACAAACTAGAATTGCTTTTGAAGCATCAGGTACCATCTTTGAATAAGGATGTATTTTAGGAATTTCATCTAATATTTCCTGTTTATCAATTACTACAAACTCCCAGGTTTGAGCATTACCTGCAGATGGAGCTGCCATAGCAGCTTTTAATAAATCATTAATTAATTCATCTGATACTTCCTGATCAGTATATTTTCTAATACTTCTACGTGTAAAAATTGTTTCCATAATTAACTACCTCCTTTCTCAAAACTAACTAACTGTTGTAAAATATTATAGCAGATATTTATTTAATATCAAATTATATATGAACATTTGACAAACTATTCATATATATTTATAATAATATTAAATTGTTTATAAAAGGAGCACAAAAATATGATATATCTATTTACTTTAATTTTAACCGCTATATTATTTATTATTGATAAAGAAAAAACTATAAAAGGATTAAAAATTGGATTAAAAAAAATTAGAAAAAATTCACCTGTTTTTTTAAACCTAATTATACTGGTTGCAATATCTCTATACTTTATATCTGATGATCTTATCATAAGATATTTAGGTGAAGGTAGTGGTTTGGTTGGAATTGGCTTGGCTTCACTTTTTGGTTCAATAGCTTTTATGCCCGGCTTTGTAG
The DNA window shown above is from Halanaerobiales bacterium and carries:
- a CDS encoding nitroreductase family protein, with the translated sequence METIFTRRSIRKYTDQEVSDELINDLLKAAMAAPSAGNAQTWEFVVIDKQEILDEIPKIHPYSKMVPDASKAILVCGNTKLELYNGFWPQDCSAATQNILLEAEDKGLGAVWLGIYPERDRAENFKELFKLPKHIEPFSLIPVGYPAQEKGKADRFTEDKIHYNKW